The following proteins come from a genomic window of Thermodesulforhabdaceae bacterium:
- a CDS encoding ABC transporter substrate-binding protein — MKGKLWVGTIVVMVAFLVALMGVTKSSFSSSGNEPYKVGAIFSVTGVASFLGEPEKKTAEMIRDNINAQGGIKGHKLELIIYDDESDSTKAILAAKRLISKDEVSVIIGPTRSGESLAVAPVAEKEQVPLISCASSYKIVTPPEERKWIFKVAPSDSHVAEKIYEFMKEKGVKKVAILTDSTSYGASGREELLKYAPNYGIEIVADERYGPKDTDLTAQFTKIKGAKPDAVINWSIGPTQILATKTWRQLGMTNTIFFQSHGFGNKKNLEMLGEDAEGLYVPLPPVVIGPILPDDHPQKQVIMAYTKEYESKFNEAVSSFGGHAWDALMLAIDALANVGPDRAKIRDYIEKRQNFIGQLGVFNFSQTDHNGLGKKDLIIVQVVKGNWAIAK, encoded by the coding sequence ATGAAAGGAAAGTTGTGGGTTGGGACAATCGTTGTAATGGTGGCGTTTTTGGTTGCCTTGATGGGAGTGACAAAAAGTTCTTTCAGTAGCAGCGGTAATGAACCTTACAAGGTTGGAGCTATATTTTCCGTAACTGGAGTAGCTTCTTTCCTTGGAGAACCAGAAAAGAAGACCGCTGAGATGATCCGCGACAATATCAATGCTCAGGGAGGCATAAAGGGTCATAAGCTGGAACTTATCATATACGACGATGAAAGTGATTCTACAAAAGCCATCCTGGCAGCAAAGCGGCTCATCTCCAAAGATGAAGTTTCAGTTATCATTGGTCCTACAAGAAGCGGAGAAAGTCTGGCGGTTGCCCCCGTTGCGGAAAAAGAGCAGGTGCCGCTTATCTCTTGTGCTTCAAGCTATAAAATAGTTACGCCACCTGAAGAAAGAAAATGGATTTTCAAAGTGGCACCATCCGACAGTCATGTAGCAGAAAAAATCTACGAATTCATGAAGGAAAAAGGCGTTAAAAAGGTAGCGATTCTCACGGACTCAACAAGTTATGGAGCAAGTGGAAGAGAAGAGCTTCTTAAATATGCTCCGAATTACGGCATAGAAATTGTTGCCGATGAACGATACGGACCCAAGGATACTGATCTAACAGCTCAGTTTACCAAAATTAAGGGAGCCAAACCAGATGCCGTTATCAACTGGTCCATCGGTCCCACTCAGATTTTGGCCACTAAAACCTGGCGTCAACTTGGCATGACCAATACGATCTTTTTCCAAAGCCACGGCTTTGGAAATAAGAAAAATCTGGAAATGCTTGGGGAGGATGCAGAGGGGCTTTATGTGCCACTTCCTCCTGTAGTCATAGGACCTATCCTTCCTGACGATCATCCTCAAAAGCAGGTCATTATGGCTTACACAAAAGAATACGAAAGCAAGTTCAACGAGGCAGTGTCGTCTTTCGGTGGACATGCCTGGGATGCACTTATGCTCGCCATTGATGCACTGGCTAATGTAGGACCCGATAGAGCGAAAATAAGAGACTACATTGAAAAAAGGCAAAATTTTATCGGGCAATTAGGAGTTTTTAATTTCTCACAGACAGATCACAACGGCCTTGGGAAGAAGGATCTTATAATAGTTCAGGTTGTTAAGGGCAACTGGGCAATTGCAAAATAA
- a CDS encoding nicotinate phosphoribosyltransferase, which produces MIHWHKYEPELLTDLYEITMAASYFKEGKLGEATFSLYIRDCPPTRGYFVAAGLESFLDILEQFRFSSEAIDYLRSIGKFSEDFLNYLKNFRFSGTVRALPEGTIFFPYEPIIEITAPIIESQILESLVMNIFHIETLIASKAARCVEAAQGRGLVDFSLRRTHGADAAVKVARSSYLVGFLGTSNLLAGKLYGIPVFGTMAHSYIMSFEHELDAFFAYARTFPESTVLLLDTYDTIKAAYKAVEVAKWLKERGFNLRGVRLDSGDLVELSHQVKNIFITHGLGDVSIMASGSLDEYRLNKLINSGAYIDVVGIGTKMGVSADAPYLDLAYKLVEYEGKPVLKLSPGKRSWVSPKQVFRYYTREGMMSHDVLTVAWDQSQKGEPLLVEVVKNGRIVKEPEGIKVARERLQEQYRRLSQGLKALEPQEHYRVVIGKALVELEEQTAEEKKIYE; this is translated from the coding sequence ATGATTCACTGGCACAAGTATGAACCAGAACTACTCACTGACCTTTATGAAATCACAATGGCAGCAAGCTATTTCAAGGAGGGGAAGCTAGGGGAAGCTACCTTTAGCCTTTATATTCGGGACTGCCCACCCACTCGAGGATACTTCGTAGCGGCTGGACTTGAAAGTTTTCTGGACATTTTAGAACAGTTCCGGTTTTCTTCGGAAGCTATTGATTATCTTAGATCCATTGGTAAATTTTCTGAAGACTTTTTGAACTACCTTAAAAACTTCCGCTTCTCCGGAACGGTGCGAGCTCTTCCAGAAGGAACTATTTTCTTTCCCTATGAACCAATTATTGAAATAACTGCTCCAATCATAGAAAGCCAGATTCTGGAATCCCTTGTAATGAACATCTTTCACATCGAAACTCTTATAGCTTCAAAAGCTGCTCGCTGTGTTGAGGCAGCTCAGGGACGAGGGCTGGTTGACTTTTCCCTCAGGCGCACTCACGGAGCCGACGCCGCTGTAAAGGTCGCGAGATCAAGCTATCTGGTGGGGTTTCTCGGCACAAGCAACCTTCTGGCGGGAAAGCTCTACGGAATACCCGTGTTCGGCACTATGGCGCATTCATACATTATGAGTTTCGAACACGAACTGGACGCATTTTTTGCCTACGCGAGAACTTTTCCCGAATCTACCGTATTGCTTCTGGATACTTACGACACAATCAAAGCGGCTTACAAGGCTGTAGAAGTGGCTAAGTGGCTCAAGGAAAGAGGCTTTAATCTTAGAGGAGTCCGACTTGACAGTGGCGATCTTGTGGAACTAAGCCATCAAGTAAAAAACATCTTTATAACTCACGGACTTGGCGATGTATCCATTATGGCAAGTGGAAGCCTGGACGAATACCGTCTCAATAAACTTATAAACAGTGGTGCTTACATCGATGTTGTGGGAATCGGAACCAAAATGGGCGTTTCTGCCGATGCTCCCTATCTTGATCTTGCCTATAAGCTTGTAGAATACGAAGGAAAACCGGTTCTGAAGCTTTCGCCTGGCAAGCGATCATGGGTTTCTCCAAAACAGGTCTTTCGATACTACACCAGGGAAGGCATGATGAGTCACGATGTGCTTACGGTAGCATGGGATCAATCTCAAAAGGGGGAACCACTCCTTGTGGAGGTAGTGAAAAACGGACGCATTGTAAAAGAACCGGAGGGGATTAAGGTAGCGCGAGAAAGGCTTCAAGAACAGTATCGTCGCCTTTCCCAAGGGCTTAAAGCTCTGGAGCCACAGGAACACTACAGAGTTGTCATAGGGAAGGCGCTTGTAGAACTGGAAGAGCAAACGGCGGAGGAGAAAAAAATTTACGAGTAG
- a CDS encoding isochorismatase family cysteine hydrolase, producing the protein MSVEKVLLVIDMLNDFLHPKGKLYCGDSVRNKIIKPSAELIAWFRNRGYPVIYVQDAHDENDPEFKRFPRHAIKNTWGGEFIDEIKPQPGDIIVTKPRFSALFQTNLDEILAKYNPKEIWVIGVCTSICVMDTVVDLRYRDYTVVLPLPCLGDINPRQHDCALERMDVIFGAKLLWSIPQ; encoded by the coding sequence ATGTCAGTTGAAAAAGTTCTACTCGTGATAGATATGTTGAATGATTTCCTCCACCCGAAGGGAAAACTTTACTGCGGAGACAGCGTGCGTAACAAAATTATAAAGCCTTCCGCTGAGTTAATCGCCTGGTTCAGGAACAGAGGTTATCCGGTGATCTACGTTCAGGACGCTCATGACGAAAACGATCCAGAATTCAAACGCTTTCCCCGCCATGCCATAAAAAACACCTGGGGAGGAGAATTCATCGATGAAATAAAACCTCAACCGGGGGATATAATCGTAACCAAACCCCGATTCAGTGCTCTATTTCAAACAAACCTCGACGAAATCCTGGCAAAATATAATCCCAAAGAAATTTGGGTAATTGGTGTTTGCACATCTATCTGTGTCATGGATACAGTGGTAGATCTTAGATACCGTGACTATACTGTGGTGCTACCCCTTCCTTGCCTCGGGGACATTAATCCCCGACAGCATGATTGCGCTCTGGAAAGAATGGACGTAATCTTTGGCGCAAAACTTTTATGGAGCATTCCACAATGA
- a CDS encoding macro domain-containing protein — protein sequence MERVVKPGKKIVLTQGDITELSTDAIVNAANEDLILGGGVAGAIKKKGGPSIQEECNKIGRIKVGEAVVTGAGNLKAKYVIHAVGPRYGEGNEDEKLRNATWNSLLRATEKGCKNVAFPAISTGIFGFPKDRCASIMLKTAQEFLKNQETTLEEVVFCLYSKEDLEIFEKTLESIPSL from the coding sequence ATGGAAAGAGTTGTCAAGCCCGGCAAAAAAATCGTTCTTACCCAGGGGGACATCACTGAACTTTCCACCGACGCAATTGTCAATGCCGCCAATGAAGATCTCATTCTTGGAGGTGGAGTCGCGGGAGCAATCAAGAAAAAGGGTGGTCCCAGCATCCAGGAAGAATGCAACAAAATCGGCAGGATTAAAGTTGGAGAAGCGGTAGTTACAGGAGCAGGAAATCTTAAAGCAAAGTATGTTATTCATGCGGTTGGACCTAGATACGGAGAAGGAAACGAGGACGAAAAGCTACGAAACGCCACATGGAACAGCTTACTTAGAGCCACAGAAAAGGGTTGCAAGAACGTTGCCTTTCCCGCCATAAGCACAGGCATTTTCGGCTTTCCTAAAGATCGATGCGCCTCTATCATGCTCAAGACCGCTCAGGAATTTCTGAAAAATCAGGAAACGACTCTCGAAGAAGTGGTCTTCTGTCTCTATTCAAAAGAGGATCTGGAAATCTTCGAAAAGACCCTTGAAAGTATACCTTCCTTATAG